GAGGGCATCCTGTCCGAGCTGGTGGAGGCGACGCTGCTGACACAGCTGGTGCTGTCCGAGTAGTCGTCCAGGCTGGTCTTGCTGCCGTCCTGGCTGGCCAGCAGGTGGCTCGGGTCCAGCTCATAGGCAGGGAAGCCTTCGGAACTGTGGTCTCGGGAAGAAAGGTTGGAGTTTTCCATGGCGAAGTCCACGTGGAAGCCCTGGTCCTTCTGCCTGGAGCGCTGCGGGGGGGTGCTCACGACCCCCTCCTCGTCAGAGAGCgtgagggctggagaggagaggggcacCTGCGGACCCCCGGTCTCCTTCCCAATGCAGCAGGAGGCATCTGTCTGCAGCGGTGTGTTTTCCACGCTGCCCTCCTCGGCCTCCCCCGGCTCTGGCGGGCTGGTGCCTACCTGGAAGTGGATGGCTCCCTTGCCGTCGTCCGCATATGACTCTTCCTCGTTAATGGCACTTGGGTAGCTGGCCTTAAAGTCATCAGGGATGAGGGCCTCAGAAGGGCAGGTGCTGAGGACTTCAATACTGTCCTCGCTGATGGTTCTGTGGCTGACTGCTTTGCTCCGGACCACCTGCGGGCTCAAGGGCACCGTCAGGCTGCCCAGGCTGTCAGACTTGGACAGCACAGAGGTGGCCTTCTCGGTGCCCAGAACCTCAATGCTTTCACCGCTGCTGATGCTCCCTTTCATGTCCATGTCCAGGCAGTCCAAGTTGTCCTGGGGGTCAAAACTGCCCGATTCTGTTCCCTCCACTTCCTTGTACTCCTCATCACCAAGCTCCTGCTCCATCTTGATCAGCACAGACTCCACGCTGGACCTGTAGGAGCCCACGCTAATTAACACCTGGGGAATTGGGCATTTCTCCAGAGACCTCGAAGGTGGCCTATCTTGGCTAGGCTCAGCGGGTGCGCTCTCCTGTCTCACTACCGCCCTGTCGTCAGCCTCTGCAAAGTCTTCAAAGAGAAAGTTGGTCACGTGCTGCTGCTTCAGGAGGGCTCTGTCGATCTGGCTGGTCAGGAGGTAGCACAGGTCTCCTCTGAACATGCGCTCAATGTGGCTGAGCTGAGCCAGCGTCTGGGTGAAATAGTCAGGTGTCACAGAGCTCCTCCAGGGTTTTCAACTTCTTGTCAAAACACTTGGTGGACTTCGCTTTGATGAGTTTCGGGGTGTAGGCAGGTCTGCAGGTGTATCGGTCTGTGTCAGCGGACTCTTCAGGGTCAGAGGTAGTGGCTGCCTGGCTGGGCCGGTCCTGGGTGTACTCTGTCTCCCGGGAACACAAATCGGACCCCTTGGACTTCCGACGAGGGTATGAGCGGATCTGCTTCAGCAAGTCCTGGTGTTCAATGATGGACTTCTCCACGCTGGCCAGCTCGTTGGCTTTCTCGATGGCCTGAGAGGAGTAAAAGCCTTTGTCATTGGCTTTCTTCTGGATCTCCGTTTCCATGTGCAGCACTGTCCTGGTGTAATCCAAGTCTTTCAGTTTCTTCTCGAGTTCCCCAGCAAATGCCTTCCTGTTGCCTGTTTTTAAGCACTCTGAAGCTTTGGAAAATTCAGCAGAAAGCTCCTGGAACTGCTGCATGATTTTGTGCTGGTCGGCCGAGATATAAGCCATGCAAAAGGGCCTAACAAAGCCACGGGCCTCCAGGTCGTACAGGGTGAGGTGGTGCACATAGGCAAAGGCTCCCTCTTTGGAGTCTCCCAGCACGACCTTGGAGTCCTCCACGAAGTTCAGCTTGGGGTAGGCAGAACCAGGGGGATGGCCCACGAAGGATGCCTGGTAATCCACGGACATGATCCGCAAAGAGAAGTAATTGAGATCGAAAGTACCAAAAACTTTGGTGTCATTGGGGATGGTCAGCAAGGGCTGGGGTCCCACCTGCTCAGAGAACTCGGAAATAAGGATAAAGTCCCGAGAGAACTTGGCCCCGGACAGTTTGGACCACGGATTGGCTCCTTGGCTGGCGAAGGGAAAGAGCGGCACGGAGTACTCCTCCGGCAGGGCCGGCTCATTGTAAGGCTCCTCCTCGTACTCGTCCTCTTTGGTGAAGGCCACCACGTCAGGGGCGCTGATCATATTTCCAGATATACGGAGAGAGCATTGAGAGGAAGTGGGAAACAATGCGGATGTAGCTAACGCGGGGAAGCCAGGCCTCTGGAGGAGGAAGCAAACTCCTTGCGGTCTTCTTTGCGCCCTCGGGGGTACGAGCTGCCTGTCACACACCCGAGGACTCAAATTCCCGAAGACCCTCAGAACTGTAGTCCTCCAGGGCCCTCGGAGGCCTCATGAACTCCGCTGGTCGGGAAGACTAGGGAGGCCGGctgcccttctcctcctcctccggcGACCGCGGCCGGCGCAGAGCACCTGCAGCGAGGTCACTGGCGCTCCCCCTAACCCACCGCGACGGCAACAGCCCCAGCCTGAGCGGGTGCCCAACGCGGGGCTACGGGCCGCCGCAAGACCACACAAGCGTGGCGGCCCCGACGGCCCGAGAACAGAAACCGTCGAGGCTCCTCGGACGCAACAACCGAGAATAAGCTACCGCGGCGCCGCCATCTTGGCATCACATGACTTGCGGAGTCGCACCGCGTGACCCGGAAGCGTCTGCGTCGACTTCCGATCCAGAGTGCGGCGTCTGCCCAGGGCAGAGCGGGAAGGGAGGGAAGTGCTGTGCGAGTGGCGCGGAGCGCGGGGAGCCCTGGGAGTTGTAGTTCGCGGCGCTGAGCGGCTGGCGCCGCGGAAGCGGGCTGGGAAGGCGGCCGGAAGCGGGCTGCGCGCGGGGCGGCGGGAGACTCCGGGGCCGGGGGTGCCGCCTCAGCATGTGCGGGGCCCGGGGATGATCCTCCCGGTCGCCCGCCGCGCGCTCCGCTGGCTGCCGCGGCCCGGGGCCCGGACCCTGACCCGCGCCGCCATGGAGGTGGCCTTCCGGGGCGTGCGGAAAATCCTCTGTGTGGCCGAGAAGAACGACGCGGCCAAGGGCATCGCCGACCTGCTGTCCGGCGGCCGCATGCGGCGGGTGAGGCGGCCCCTTGGCGTCGGGGAGCGTAGCGGACGTTTCGCTCGCGTGCTTGGAAGCCTTGGGTGCGCCGGGCACGGCGGGGCCGCCGAGCTCGTCCGGGCCCCGGAGCCCCGGGGCGGCGCCTTTCTAGGTCCGGGGTGAGCCGGGGCGTCTGCACCGTTACGTTCTGAAGCTCTGCCGGGTTGGGGCCGCGCGCCAGACTCCTCCAGCCTGTCCTCGCGCCTGCGGGATCCTTCCCACGAAGCGCGCCGTCCCCGCCGCCGCACGCCCGACCCTGCGGCCGGGGCACAGACGCGGCGACGCCGGGAACGCCGGGCTGAGAGGCCGCGTCGGCACAAACGAACCCCGTGAGACGGGCGGGCTCGGGGCTCGGGGTACGGGGTGTTCTGGACACGGAGGCGCGAAGGAGCGGCTCGGGGAGAAAGGGTTTGTGAAGGAGGGTCACGGAGGGCCCTCCGAGTCCCTGCCGCCGCTCCTGGGACTCTAAGCGCCCAGGGAGAAGGATCCTCTGCTTCGCTCGCTGCTGTGTTCCTCGGGCCTGATACGTGTCTGGGATACACGAGAGTCCGGCGGTATTTGTTGGGTGGATGTTTGGGCTCAGTCTCGAAGTTTTACCAGGCAGTGGAAGTGGCACGTATAAAGAACATGTGCCTTGAAACAGTTCGGCATGTTCAAACCTGAGAAGTGGGAGTGCgggatggtggggggaggagccAGTGGCAGTAAACACTTTTTGAGCGGATTAGGGATTagtgtgttttgtgtgtttaCCGCCTTGCAGCACACAGATCAGCACTTAGTACCTTCCCGGGGTTGTGTGTCGGTCACTTCTATCTCATACCGGGTTTGATCACAATGAAAGGAGACCCCGGAGCCGTTAcgcagtcactctccattccccGGTCCTCCCAGCAGCTGTCCCCAAAGATCTgtctattctgggtatttcatatgaAAAGATTCGTATAACACGTGGCTTTTTTGtgtcaggcttatttcacttagcatttttgAAACCCATTCATGCTGTGGTGTGtatcattacttcattctttttcagggCCGAATAATATCCTGTCGGATAGAGAGCACATGTGTTTATCCGTTCTTCACTTGGGTTGGCCCcgccttttggctgttgtgagtagAGCTGCCGTAAACCTTCATGTACACGCTTTTCTTTGGATAagtgttttcacttcttttgaatAAGTTCCTTGGAGGGAAGTTGCTGGGCCACaagtaactctatgtttaaccttctgaggaactgccaaactgctttccaaaagtGGCCGAAACATCTTGCATTCTAAccagttcctttttctccacattctgtcaacacttgttcttttttttttttaatcatctccaTCCTAGTGGGTTTGAAGTATCTTGTGGTTTTGTctctgagcaccttttcatgtgcatTCTGGCCACTATGTCTCCATCTTCTTTGCAGTAATGTCCATGTTTTCTGgccatttttgaattggattgTTGGTCTGCTGAGCTGTAAGCGTGCTTTGTGTATTTGGGATACGAGGTCCTTGTTAGATACGTGATTTGCAGGTATTCTGTTTCAtactgtgggttgtctttttgctttcttggtagtgttctttgatgcacaagaagttttaattttcatgaagtacagtttatctatttttccttcttttgttggTTAGACTTTTACTGTCGTGTCTAAGAAACCATGGCCAGACTGAAGATCAGGAAGATTTGCCccttcttctaagagttttagctcttatattttagtcattgatccattttgagttagtttttctCGGTAGTGtagagtccaacttcattcttttacacgtGGATGTCCAGTTTTTCCCAGCACCGTTTTTTGAAAAGGCCGTCCGTTTCCCATAGGATGGCCtcggcatccttgtcaaaaatcagttgactatagACGTTTCTTTCTGGACTGCCAGTTCTGTCCCGTTCTTCTGTATATCTGTCCTCACGCCAGTGCCACGCTGTTTGCTTTACTGTGGCTTGGTAGTAAGTTTGGAAACTGGGtggtgtgagtcctccaactttgttcatCTCTTTGAAGACTTTTTTGACTACTTGGGGCCCTTGCAGTTCCGTATGAATTTACCATCGCAATACTAAGTCTTCCAGTCTGAACACAGCCTGTCTTTCCGCTGATTTAGGTCTCTCAGCAATGAGCTGTAGTTTTCATTGTGCTTTTGGATGCTGTTGTAAACGGAGCTGTTTTCTTAGttgccttttcagattgttcactgCTGTCggtttctgtctttctgtgttattttcttcattgctGTTGGATTTTGCATGTTGACCtcgtatcctgcaactttgctggcTTTATTGGCGTGAAGTTTCACTGTGGCTTCTTGAGGATTTCTACCTGTAAAATCATGCTGACTGCAAGGGGAGAGAGTTCTGATTCTCTCTTTCCGAtctgaatgtcttttatttctttttcttgcccagttgctctggctagaactagTAATCCCAGATAACGATGGTGGAAACgggcattcttgttttgttcctgaacTTGGAAGAAGAGCTTCCATCTTTgaccattgagtgtgatgttcGCTGTGGGTTTTTTGTAAATGCCACACTTCACTTTGTCGTGAAGGGTGCTGAatttttaccaaatgctttttctgcatcagttgagaaGAACAGTGTAGGTTTTAAGCatggggcagaggggtggggatggtCATATTTGTGCTTTATGAAGTCTCCCTGGCAGTGGGGCACTTGGAGAATGGAAGGCTTGAGCCAGGGTGACAGTGTTGGGCTTCTGCACCTGGGGGTTAGAGGCCTGAAGTCTAGGGACCTGGGGGCACTttgcaggggagcagagggaacGGAGAGGCAGAGGTGGTGGAAGCAGTCAGTGTGGAAGGTGGAGGTTCACTGTGCTCTCACACATTCTGGTCCTTCCTCCTGGGATGACATTTTGCCTCATCTCTCCTGATGAACtctcttatcttttaaaagaaaacggGGGAGCAACTTAAATGTAACCTATTTTGTGACATCTTTCCTCAGTGTCCTCTGCGACCGCTTCCTTCTCTCGGTGATGACGGTCATGGTCGTCACGGGTCCCGGGATCTAGTTGCCTGTCCCCCTCCCGCGGCCTGTCACTCCCCGAGACAGTGACAGGGCCTGTTCGTTTGTTTATCTGTCCCTCACAGAGTTTGCTTTGAATGACAAAATCCCTACCTTCAAGAAACTGGAATTCTGATAGAGGAGCCAAGACATCCACACACACAACTCGGAATCAGAGGATGGCCCTGAGCTTTGTAATAGCAAAAACCTGAAATAACAAGAACTAGTGACGGCCGTGGATCCTAAAATAAACTGTGCTTTCTTCGGTAGATAGTCTGTTATGGAGAAGACTTTCAAACACATATACGAACATATACAAATATACGTACATTTGAGAGAAATTTACCAAAACACTAACAAGAggtggaatttttcttttttctttaacagtagtACTTAAACAGTGGTAATTATTGCAGAAAATTCAGAGGACGCAGATACGCATCAAGTGTACCGTCCCCACTGCCCTCAGTAGCCCCTGTTAATAACTTACAGATCTCGAGGACTTTTCTATGTGTGCACCgttttttcatggttttatttttatgtttagaaGAAGGAATCCTAAGACAGAGTCTTGTGGTAGACTGAGTGGCAGCAGTGCGATCTGTCCCCACAGTGCTGAGTGAAGGCGGACCCGCTCTGgttttggtatttgttttaatAGTGGGGATGGATGGCCCTGTAGGAGGAAAACAGATGCTACATTCTTGGTCAGTCTGctgggtctttttctttctctaggcTCCAAGTCTCCCGTAATTAGGGAGCCACCCTTGCCGTGAGCACCTCACCCAAGAGGTGGAATCGCACATGGTTGAGTACCCACTTCAGTTGGGAGCTACAGAGAGGCAGGTTTGAGGTGCCAGGAAAGACATCTTACTTCCTCAAGACTCTCCTCTGGCAGGGGAGGCTGCCTGGGAGAGCCTGGACCCGGGCCGCACACGTGCTGTTGGACAGGCTGTCCCCTGGAGAGTATTAGAGCGGGTTCCAGACTCTTCCCGGGAGAGCCACTTGGGGTGAGCGGGGAGAGGCTGAGTTAGCAGCAGCTCGGCCTTGTCACAGCCAGAGGGTTTTGGCCCTGCTATGTTCCAGAGGCCGTGTGAGAGTCTGGGAAGGCTTCAGTGCTCTCTTAAAAAGAGGTGGAAGCCATTGGCTGGACAGTTGCTCTTCTCTAGTATGAAAGGGGCTTGACCAGCAACTGGAGTTTGTAGAGGGGAGTTTCTTTCCTTGGCAACACTAGAGCGGTGCCCTCGTAGGGATCAGATCCtgaaataaattccttttaaGTTTGCTGTTACCCCTCAAAGAGAGCCCCGTTCAGTGGTCCACACTGAAAACTCGTGTCTGTGAGGCCGGGGGAGAGTCTTCTCCACGTGACATGTCTTGGTCCTGGAAGGTTTCCCCAGGTCCTGCCTGGCCCACGTCTTGTCTCCTGTGCAGAGTGGGTGTGAAACTCACATGCTTAGCTACTTTTAATACCTTTGTAGAAGGTGGGGTCTCCCCTGA
The sequence above is a segment of the Camelus ferus isolate YT-003-E chromosome 16, BCGSAC_Cfer_1.0, whole genome shotgun sequence genome. Coding sequences within it:
- the SMCR8 gene encoding LOW QUALITY PROTEIN: guanine nucleotide exchange protein SMCR8 (The sequence of the model RefSeq protein was modified relative to this genomic sequence to represent the inferred CDS: deleted 1 base in 1 codon): MISAPDVVAFTKEDEYEEEPYNEPALPEEYSVPLFPFASQGANPWSKLSGAKFSRDFILISEFSEQVGPQPLLTIPNDTKVFGTFDLNYFSLRIMSVDYQASFVGHPPGSAYPKLNFVEDSKVVLGDSKEGAFAYVHHLTLYDLEARGFVRPFCMAYISADQHKIMQQFQELSAEFSKASECLKTGNRKAFAGELEKKLKDLDYTRTVLHMETEIQKKANDKGFYSSQAIEKANELASVEKSIIEHQDLLKQIRSYPRRKSKGSDLCSRETEYTQDRPSQAATTSDPEESADTDRYTCRPAYTPKLIKAKSTKCFDKKLKTLEELCDTDYFTQTLAQLSHIERMFRGDLCYLLTSQIDRALLKQQHVTNFLFEDFAEADDRAVVRQESAPAEPSQDRPPSRSLEKCPIPQVLISVGSYRSSVESVLIKMEQELGDEEYKEVEGTESGSFDPQDNLDCLDMDMKGSISSGESIEVLGTEKATSVLSKSDSLGSLTVPLSPQVVRSKAVSHRTISEDSIEVLSTCPSEALIPDDFKASYPSAINEEESYADDGKGAIHFQVGTSPPEPGEAEEGSVENTPLQTDASCCIGKETGGPQVPLSSPALTLSDEEGVVSTPPQRSRQKDQGFHVDFAMENSNLSSRDHSSEGFPAYELDPSHLLASQDGSKTSLDDYSDSTSCVSSVASTSSDRMPSSAHPTGPSSERHKKRAGQNALKFIRQYPFAHPAIYSLLSGRTLVVLGEEEAMVRKLVTALSIFVPNYGCCAKPVKHWVSSPLHISDFQKWKLIGLQRAVSPAGTGALHALSRYSRYTSVLDLDRKTLRCPLYRGTLVPRLADRRTHIRRGSTYYMHVQSVLAQLCAKAFLYTFCHHLHLPTRGREAEAAAASRQASFLQLSLGLVNEDVKVVQYLAELLRLHYTQEHPGAIQPTLRFDYVPSFLYKI